In Kribbella amoyensis, the genomic stretch CGCGGGCGCGGTCCGCCTGGTGTACGCGGCCCTCTTGCTCGGCATGCTCGTGGTCGGCATCGTCGGTGCGACCCAGCTGACCGATCGCGACGAGGCGTTGACCGAGACGCCCGTCGAAGCCACGTTGCCGTTTCTCGTGGTCGTGCTGGCGTGGATCCCGTTCACGGTCGGCCTGGTGCTGGCGTTCAACGGGCAGCCGAGGATGGTGCCGTGGTTGCTGCCGACCGTCATCGGTACCTATCTGCTCCAGCAAGGCGCGACCAGGCTGGGCGGGGACGTCTTCGGTACCTTGCTCGCGGGGATCGCCCTCGGCGCGGTCGCGAACGTGCTGTCGGCCCCGAACCACCGGCCACCGCGGCTGTTGCTGGTGGTCGGCGGGTTCTTCGTCCTCACCGTCGGCGGGCTCGGGCTGCGGGGTTTCACCGCACTGATCGGTGGCGACGTGATCTCCGGGTTCGACAGCCTGCGCGACTTCCTGCTCCAGGTACCGACGGTCGCGATCTCGATCGCCATCGGTGTGCTCGCGACGACCCGGCGGATCACGAGAACACGTTGACGGCACGGGCCACGACGAGACCGACGACGGCCAGCGAGATCAGCGACTGCAGGCCCATCGCCAGCTTGGCCCAGAACGCCAGCGGCATCACGTCGGTCGGGCTGAACGCGGTCGACGTGGTCAGCGCCAGGTACAGGTAGTCGCCGAAGCCGGGGCGCCAGTGGGGAGGGGCGACCTCCGGACTGATTTGCTGGACGAAGGCGAGATCGAGGTACCGCGGCATCCGGTGCGCCCGGTTGGCGGCGCCGCCCGCGTCGAGTTCCCAGTACAGCAAGGCGAACGAGATCAGGTTCGACAACCACACCACCCCGCCGGCCGCGAGCAGGATCTCGGGGGAGTTGGTCATCGCGCCGCCCTCGATCAGGGCCGCGATCAGCCGGACCGTCGCCACCAAGGCATCCAGCACCAGCAGCGCCACGATCGCGATCGACACACCCCGCAGGAACGAGGACCGCTTGTCGATCCGGCCGGGGTCGCGCACCATCAGTACCGCGAGCAGCACGATCTCGACCGCCGGCAACACCCACACCGGGGCGATCCGCAACTCCTTCGGCCGGAGGAGCGTCAACGCCATCGCCACCACGACCGCGGCCACACTCGGCCACCGGCGTTCGCCCCGAACCGGCCCCTCCGACTCCCCGCCAGTGCTCATGGCACCCCCGCTCGCCAGGGTACGCCGCCGGCTCGTCCAGGGCTGCTGGTCCGGAAGAGGTCGATACTGGGCCCCGTGATCCTCGAGGAAGTGTCCGTGTACCACCGGACCGGTCAGTGGTGCCGTGGCGTCCGAACCGGCGACAACGTCGTCGCGTACGACGTGGCGATCCTTCCGCGCTGGCAGGTCCCCGGCCTCCCGACCACCGACCGGTGCTTCGTCCTCGCCGACGAGGGGGTGCAGATCACCCGGCCGAACACGTTCAGCGGCACGCTCCGAGGCGGCTGGTACATCGACGTGGTCGACGTCGAGGAAGCGGAACCAGGCCGGCTGGTCGTCCACGATCGCGCTATCGACTTCGTCCTGCCGGCCACCAGCCTGCGGTACGAGGTGCTCGACCTGGACGAGTTCGCCGACGCACTGGAGAACGGGGAGATCGACACCGCCACGGCGATCCGGGCACTGCGCACGACACAGCGCTTCATCGACTCCCACCTGCGCAACCTGGACGAGGACGCGCTGACCTCCTGGCCCGACTTCCCACCGGCCACCGTCGCGAAGCTGGCCGAGCTGCCGCCGTTCTGAGTCCCAGATCGAGGGTTGGGACCGCGGTCCCGTGCGGTTGGGGCCGACGGCGGCCGACGCTCTTTGTCGACAGGGAGTCGATTCAGGGAGTGCATCATGACTGTCATCGTCGAAGACACCCGGGACAACCGGCCGGCCCCCGTGTTCACGGGCCGGATCCGCTGGGTGGCGGCGCTGCTCGTGACCGTGGGCGCCGCGTTGCAGGTGGCGGAGTTCCTGCTCGAGCCGGGCAGCGACACGACCGCGAGCCGGGTCGCCTGGTGGGTGGCGCATCCCGACCGGATCGAGTGGTCGAAGGCGGCCGGGCTGCTGGCGGTGCCGTTCCTGCTCGGGCAGGTGTACGTCACGGTGACGATCGCGCGCCGGCACTCGCGCCGGATCGCGACCGCCGCGGCCGTCTGCCTCACCGCGGCGATGACCGGCCTCGCCGCGATCCAGGGGGCCGAGCTGGCCGCGCTGTTCGCGACCAGGGCCGGGCACCAGGACGCGGCCATCGCGATCCTCGACAGCAGCGAACCGACCGTACCCGGGGTACTGCTGCTGGTGATGTTCCTCGGGGGCGCACTGATCGGGACCGTGCTGATCAACATCGCGCTGTGGCGATCCCCGTACGCACCGCGACTCGTGGTGATCTTCGGGGTCACCTTCGTGGTCCTCGACATCGTCCTGCAGCAGGGTGTCGCCGGACACCTCGCGGCGCTGGCGGCCGGACTGGTCCTGGCCTGGGCGATCGTCACCGGATATGTGCGGACCCCGCGCCAACGGGAGCGAGTGCGCGCACACTGACCTTGAGATGACCGTTCGGCAGTGGCCTCTGGCCCCGGTGATCGTCGCCGGGGCCACCGGCGCGCTCGCGCTCACCTCGCTCACGCTGGCGCTGACCACCGTGACGGACGCCGCCGACCTGATCGGGGAGAACCGGGCGAACCAGTGGCTCGCCGGACTCACGTTCGGGATCGTCGGCGCGCTGGTCCTCGCGTCGCAACCAGGGAACCGCCTCGGCTGGGTCCTGGGTGCGGGTGGCGTCTGCGCATCAGCAGGGTCCGCCTGTTCGGAGTACGCCGCGATCGCGCTCGACCCGACCCCGCTGCCGCTCGGGGGAGTGGCCGCATGGCTCGCTGCGGTGCTGTGGTTGCCGCCGTTCCTCGCGACGGTCGCCGCTGTGCCCCTGCTGTACCCAGACGGCCGGCTCCCGTCGTACCGATGGCGCTGGCCCGCCCGTACTGCGCTCGTAGCGGGGGTGGTCGCGTTCGTCGGGTTCGGAACGACGCAGGCTGCCGTGGACGACGCCGGGTTCCCGCAGATCCGGAACCCGCTCGACCTGGCCGTGCCTGACGACGTGCAGCTGGTGATCGTCGCGGCCGGGTTCGGGGTCGTACTCGTGGTCGGTGTAGCTGCAGTGATCGCGATCGTGCTGCGGATGCGCCAGGTGGACACGCGGCAACGGCAGCAGGCCGCGTGGTTCGTGGCCGCCGTTGCTCTGGCCGGGCCGGTGTCGTTCATCCCGGTGCCGCAGGTGGTCGACTTCGTCCTCAACGTCATCGCCGTTGCCTGCTTGACGATCGGCGTCGTGCGGCACGGCCTGTTCGACATAGAGCTCGTCCTGTCGCGCACGGTCGTGTACGCCGCTCTCACTGCGGTCGCGCTTGGCGTGTACCTCGCCGCGGCCGCACTGCTCGGCGCCAGGTCCGACGCCGGTCTCCTGCCCGCGGTCCTCGCCGCAGTGGCCGCCATGCTGCTGGCCGGTGCGAGCCGACGAGTGCAGCGCGTCGTCGACCGGCTGATGTACGGCGAGCGCCGCGACCCGATGTCCGCGCTCACCACCTTGGGCGACCGGCTGAGCGCCGCCATCGACACCGACGACGTACTCCCTGCCACCGTCGAAGGCGTCCGCACCGCGCTCAACCTCCCGTACGCCGAGGTTCGGCTCGCGGGGGAGGACAGCCCCGCCTTTACCTCGGGGACACAGCCGGACCGGGTCGCCTACTTCCCGCTGAGCCACGCCGGCGAGGAAGTCGGCCTCCTCGTGGTCGGGCTCCGTCGGGGCGAACAACAGCTGGCCCGATCCGACGGCCGCCTGCTGGAGGCGTTCGCGCGGCAAGCCGGGGTCGCGGCCCACGGCGTCCGGGCGACCCGCGAACTCCGCCGCTCCCGCGAACGCGTCGTCGCCTCGCGCGAGGAGGAACGCCACCGGATCCGCCGGGACCTGCACGACGGACTCGGCCCCGCCCTCGCCGGGATCTCGCTCGGCCTCGAAGCCGCCGACCGCGTCGTCACCCGGGACCCGGCCGGCGGTACCCACCTGCTCCGCGAACTCCGCGGCGATGTCACCGACTGCGTGGACGAGGTCCGCCGCATCGTCGCCGATCTCCGCCCGCCCGCTCTCGACGAGGGCCTGGTCACCGCCCTCCGGCATCAGGCCGACCTGCTCACGACGCGCTCCGGCGGCCGTCTCGTCTACACGGTCACGAACCCCACTCCCGCGAACGAGCTCCCGTCCGCCCTGGAGGTCGCGGCGTACCGCATCGCGACCGAGGCGATGACCAACACCCTCCGGCATGCCCACGCGACGACGTGCCAGGTCGACCTCGACTACGACACGAGCCACCTGCATCTCCACATCACCGACAACGGCACCGCCGAACCACCCCGTACTCCCGGCACCGGGCTGATGTCGATGCGGGAACGCGCCGAGGAACTGGGTGGTGTCTGCACCGTGACGTTCCGGCCGGGCCGTGGGACCGAGGTCGCCGCCGCGTTGCCTGCGGGCCGATCGTCCTTGACGAGGTGACTGGCCGTGATCCGGGTCCTGGTGGCTGACGATCATCCGGTGTTCCGGCGCGGCCTGGTCGGGGTTCTGGCCGAGGAATCCGACGTCGAGGTGGTGGCCGAAGCCGGTGACGGGGACGCGGCGATCGCGAAGGTCGGCGAACTCCGGCCGGACGTGGTGCTGATGGACCTGCACATGGCCGGTACCGGTGGGATCGCGGCCACTCGGCAACTCACCGACGACGCCCCCGAGGTCGCCGTCCTCGTCCTCACGATGCTCGACGACGAGGAATCGGTCCACGCGGCTCTGCAGGCGGGTGCCCGTGGGTACCTCGTCAAGGGCGCCTCCGGTGACCTCATCCTGGAGGCGGTCCGTGCGGTGGCGGCAGGCGAGGCCGTCTTCGGCGCCGACATCGCGGGCCTGGTCCTCGGCCGGCTCACCGCCGAACGCCGGGCCGCCCGCGCCGGCCCGTTCCCGATGCTCACCGATCGCGAAGAGGAGATCCTCACGCTCATCGCGCACGGCCGGTCGAATCCTGAGATCGCCCGTCACCTGGTGGTCTCGGACAAGACCGTCCGGAACCACATCACCAACATCTTCGCCAAACTCGGCGTCCCCGACCGGGCCCAGGCCATCGTGCGAGCCCGTGACGCCGGGCTCGCCTGAGCCGTTCCGTTGCTATCGGCCCCTATCTGCGTGCCGGTCAGCTGGTGGCGCGCTGGACGAGTTCGGTGATCCGGGCCTCGTTGGCCTTGGTCAGCTCGGTGATGGCGAAGGCGGTCGGCCACATGGTGCCCTCGTCGAGATCGGCGTGCTGCTCGAAGCCGAGGGTGGCGTACCGGGACTTGAACTTCTCGGCGGACTGGAAGAAGCAGATCAGCTTGCCGTCCCGGGCGTAGGCGGGCATGCCGTACCAGGTCTTCGGGGTGAGGTCGGGAGCCGCGTGCAGGACGAGCTCGTGGATCCGCTCACCGATGGCCCGGTCCGCCGGACCCATCTCGGCGAGCTTCTCGCGGACAGCGGCCTCGCCATCCTCCTTGGCCTTGGCGCCGCGCTGGGTCGTCTTCAGCTCCTTCGCCCGCTCCTTCATCGCGGCGCGCTCGTCCTCGCTGAACCCGTCGTAGGACTTCTCGGCGGTGGACTTCTTCGTGGTCATATCTGCTCTCCTCCTGGTCGGTACGAGACTCATGCTAGGCAGCGCGACCGGCGGAAAACTTCTCGAAAACTGATCGATGGTCAGACCAGCGCGACGCCGAGCAGCAGCAGGTTCGGCGACGCCTCCATGACCGAGTTGAGCCAGAGCTTCGGCTGGGTGATCAGCATGACGATCGCGAGGAACACGTGCTGGCAGGCGGTGAACACGATCAGGGCCGTACCGGCGTCCGAGGACGACGTGCCGAGCAGGTACGCACCGACGAACAGCGCAACCGCGGTGGTCAGGTTGTAGAAGGCGATCGAGATCCGCCAGAGCCGGACCGCGTCCTTGTCCTCGGACCTGATCAGGAACAGCGGGAAGAACTGCGGCCGGTCGTAGAAGAACAGCTCCAGCACGCAGACGGCGACCAGGATGAGACCGATGACGATCGCGAGTACCTGTTCGGTCGTTCCCATCGTTTCCCCCTGACCCTGTCCTCAGAATGGTACGAGTCTCTGACTAAATCAAGAGGCTAGTTTGGGAGGATGGACAACAGCAGCAAGGTGGCGTTTCTGGGGTTGGGGTCGATGGGCGCGCCGATGGCTCGACGGGTGGCCGCGGCCGGGTACCAGTTGACGGTGTGGAACCGGTCGGCGGACAAGGCGGCCGGATTCGAGCGGGTGGCGGCGTCCCCGGCCGAGGCGGTGCGGGACGCGGACGTGGTCGTGACGATGCTCGCGGATCCCCGGGCGGTGCTCACCGTGGTCGGTGAGTTCGCCAAGGAGTTGAAGCCCGGAGCGGTCCTGGTCGACGTGTCCACGATCGGCCCGGCCGCTGTTCGTGAGGTGGCCGCGCTGCTGCCCGCGGGGACGAAGCTGGTGGACGCGCCGGTGATGGGAAGCGTCGACAAGGCGGCCGGCGGCGAGCTCAACCTCCTGGTCGGCGGCGACGCCGACGAGGTGATGCCCTTGCTCGAGCTGTTCGGCCAGGTCCAGCGCACTGGCGGAGTCGGGACCGGGGCTGCGCTGAAGATCGTGATGATCAACGCCATCGTCAACGGCGTCACCGTGGTCGGCGAGGCGCTGCAACTGGCCGACGCGTTCGGCCTGCCGGAGGACCAGGTACGCAAAGCCCTGGCGAGCTCACCCCTGGCCGGCCTGACCGCAAGGGCCTTTGCCGAAGGCGCCTACTACCAAACCGAACTGGCCGCCAAGGACGTAGCCCTGGCCACCGAGGCCGCCGACCTCCCGATCGCCGAAGCGGTCCACGAAAGACTCAAGTCCTACCCCCAAGCCCAACAAGAAGACATCGGCCGCATCATCAACCACTTCAGAGGCTAGGTACCTCCCCAGGCCGTACCCGGACGGCGTTGGGGTCCGCACCGGGGCAACCCCGATGTGATGGGTGGTGGGTGGTGCGTACGGTCGGGGCATGGTGGACGGATACGAGGTTTGGGTGCACGGTGCTGCCGCGGACGACGACGTGCTGAAGCGGTTGGTCACCGGGACGATCTGCCCGGTGGAGGAGCACGACGGGCCGTGCGAGGTGCCCTGGTCGCTCACCTTGACGGCGGACAGCGCGCTCGTCCTCGCGCTGTACTGCATGCCCGGCCAGGCCGAGGAGATCGCCGACCGGGTCCGCCGGGTCGTCGGCGACCGAGTCGTGGTGGTCCGACGCGGGCGCGAGGACGGGTTCGGCGACCTGCGGACGCAGTACGAGATCGAGAGCCGGGCTTGACCTCAAGTTTGGTTGAGCTAGCAGGATCCCGGTGCATGGACATCACCGGACAGATTCCCAGCCAGGCTGACGTGGACGCGATCGAGGAGCTGGTCGCGCAGGTCGAGAAGGCACAGCGTGCCGAGGACGTGGATGCGTTCATCGGGTTGTTCCGTGCGGACGCTCTTTGGGTGACCGGGCACGGGAAGGGGCTGTACGGGCGCGCGACGATCGAGG encodes the following:
- a CDS encoding DUF1345 domain-containing protein, whose amino-acid sequence is MSTGGESEGPVRGERRWPSVAAVVVAMALTLLRPKELRIAPVWVLPAVEIVLLAVLMVRDPGRIDKRSSFLRGVSIAIVALLVLDALVATVRLIAALIEGGAMTNSPEILLAAGGVVWLSNLISFALLYWELDAGGAANRAHRMPRYLDLAFVQQISPEVAPPHWRPGFGDYLYLALTTSTAFSPTDVMPLAFWAKLAMGLQSLISLAVVGLVVARAVNVFS
- a CDS encoding DUF402 domain-containing protein; this encodes MILEEVSVYHRTGQWCRGVRTGDNVVAYDVAILPRWQVPGLPTTDRCFVLADEGVQITRPNTFSGTLRGGWYIDVVDVEEAEPGRLVVHDRAIDFVLPATSLRYEVLDLDEFADALENGEIDTATAIRALRTTQRFIDSHLRNLDEDALTSWPDFPPATVAKLAELPPF
- a CDS encoding sensor histidine kinase; translated protein: MTVRQWPLAPVIVAGATGALALTSLTLALTTVTDAADLIGENRANQWLAGLTFGIVGALVLASQPGNRLGWVLGAGGVCASAGSACSEYAAIALDPTPLPLGGVAAWLAAVLWLPPFLATVAAVPLLYPDGRLPSYRWRWPARTALVAGVVAFVGFGTTQAAVDDAGFPQIRNPLDLAVPDDVQLVIVAAGFGVVLVVGVAAVIAIVLRMRQVDTRQRQQAAWFVAAVALAGPVSFIPVPQVVDFVLNVIAVACLTIGVVRHGLFDIELVLSRTVVYAALTAVALGVYLAAAALLGARSDAGLLPAVLAAVAAMLLAGASRRVQRVVDRLMYGERRDPMSALTTLGDRLSAAIDTDDVLPATVEGVRTALNLPYAEVRLAGEDSPAFTSGTQPDRVAYFPLSHAGEEVGLLVVGLRRGEQQLARSDGRLLEAFARQAGVAAHGVRATRELRRSRERVVASREEERHRIRRDLHDGLGPALAGISLGLEAADRVVTRDPAGGTHLLRELRGDVTDCVDEVRRIVADLRPPALDEGLVTALRHQADLLTTRSGGRLVYTVTNPTPANELPSALEVAAYRIATEAMTNTLRHAHATTCQVDLDYDTSHLHLHITDNGTAEPPRTPGTGLMSMRERAEELGGVCTVTFRPGRGTEVAAALPAGRSSLTR
- a CDS encoding response regulator → MIRVLVADDHPVFRRGLVGVLAEESDVEVVAEAGDGDAAIAKVGELRPDVVLMDLHMAGTGGIAATRQLTDDAPEVAVLVLTMLDDEESVHAALQAGARGYLVKGASGDLILEAVRAVAAGEAVFGADIAGLVLGRLTAERRAARAGPFPMLTDREEEILTLIAHGRSNPEIARHLVVSDKTVRNHITNIFAKLGVPDRAQAIVRARDAGLA
- a CDS encoding iron chaperone, which produces MTTKKSTAEKSYDGFSEDERAAMKERAKELKTTQRGAKAKEDGEAAVREKLAEMGPADRAIGERIHELVLHAAPDLTPKTWYGMPAYARDGKLICFFQSAEKFKSRYATLGFEQHADLDEGTMWPTAFAITELTKANEARITELVQRATS
- a CDS encoding DUF1304 family protein translates to MGTTEQVLAIVIGLILVAVCVLELFFYDRPQFFPLFLIRSEDKDAVRLWRISIAFYNLTTAVALFVGAYLLGTSSSDAGTALIVFTACQHVFLAIVMLITQPKLWLNSVMEASPNLLLLGVALV
- a CDS encoding NAD(P)-dependent oxidoreductase produces the protein MDNSSKVAFLGLGSMGAPMARRVAAAGYQLTVWNRSADKAAGFERVAASPAEAVRDADVVVTMLADPRAVLTVVGEFAKELKPGAVLVDVSTIGPAAVREVAALLPAGTKLVDAPVMGSVDKAAGGELNLLVGGDADEVMPLLELFGQVQRTGGVGTGAALKIVMINAIVNGVTVVGEALQLADAFGLPEDQVRKALASSPLAGLTARAFAEGAYYQTELAAKDVALATEAADLPIAEAVHERLKSYPQAQQEDIGRIINHFRG